One region of Coleofasciculus sp. FACHB-T130 genomic DNA includes:
- the era gene encoding GTPase Era produces the protein MEDGTTTNAAINKGEGNILDESAFFSIPKAPEGYKSGFIGIIGRPNVGKSTLMNYMVGQKIAITSPVAQTTRNRLRGILTTPEAQMIFVDTPGIHKPHHQLGEVLVKNAQIAIESVDLVLFVVDGAVDSGGGDRYIVDILSRTKTPVMLGMNKIDLRSSDSQQIDESYTQLAEPYNWPIVKFSALTGEGVEALQQLLSDRLEPGPYYYPPDYVTDQPERFIMGELIREQILLLTREEVPHSVAVTIDMVEEEPTITRLLATIYVERDSQKGIVIGKGGTMLKAIGSAAREQIQKLIAGKVYLELFVKVQPKWRQSRLHLADLGYRVEQE, from the coding sequence ATGGAAGATGGGACGACGACAAACGCAGCAATTAATAAAGGCGAGGGAAATATCCTAGACGAGTCAGCATTTTTTAGCATTCCGAAAGCACCGGAAGGATATAAGTCGGGCTTTATTGGGATTATCGGACGCCCCAACGTGGGTAAGTCTACATTGATGAACTATATGGTGGGGCAAAAAATTGCCATCACTTCGCCAGTGGCGCAGACGACGCGCAACCGACTGCGGGGTATCCTGACGACGCCAGAGGCGCAGATGATTTTTGTCGATACTCCAGGAATTCACAAACCGCACCACCAGTTAGGGGAGGTGTTGGTGAAAAATGCCCAGATTGCCATTGAGTCGGTGGATTTGGTGCTGTTTGTGGTGGATGGAGCGGTAGACTCTGGAGGAGGCGATCGCTATATTGTCGATATCCTTAGCCGCACGAAGACGCCTGTAATGTTGGGGATGAATAAAATCGACCTGAGATCCTCAGATTCCCAACAAATTGATGAGAGTTATACGCAGCTAGCTGAACCCTACAACTGGCCGATTGTGAAGTTCTCAGCCCTTACGGGCGAGGGAGTTGAGGCGTTGCAGCAATTACTAAGCGATCGCCTAGAACCAGGGCCATACTATTATCCTCCTGATTATGTTACCGACCAGCCGGAACGCTTCATCATGGGGGAACTGATTCGAGAACAAATTTTGCTGCTAACCCGCGAAGAAGTTCCCCACTCAGTCGCCGTTACGATTGACATGGTGGAGGAAGAACCAACGATTACTCGCCTTCTGGCGACTATCTACGTTGAACGCGACTCCCAAAAGGGGATTGTGATTGGCAAAGGCGGAACGATGCTCAAAGCGATTGGTAGTGCCGCCCGAGAACAAATCCAAAAGTTAATTGCGGGGAAAGTTTATCTGGAGTTATTTGTGAAAGTGCAGCCGAAATGGCGGCAGTCTCGACTACATTTAGCAGATTTGGGGTACAGGGTGGAACAGGAATAA
- a CDS encoding tetratricopeptide repeat protein has product MTCNFLNLNSLSVFLVTSVTVTAIISTAPLVAIVAIADPSENYQAQGSNSNKAISHYARGITLYDKGDKQGAIEEFNQALQLNPNYVAAYLYRGKSRQDLKDYQQAIEDYNQVIQRNPNYVLAYLERGTSRTFLRDYQGAAEDYSQAIRLSPMNFFAYDYRGLAQQRLGNYQESIKDFDRAIEINPDYAYGYYDRGISHRSLGDKKKAFEDFQKAANLFQRQGNKEQYQNLLEEINKLRL; this is encoded by the coding sequence ATGACTTGTAATTTTCTCAATTTGAATTCTTTATCTGTCTTTTTAGTCACCTCGGTAACAGTAACAGCAATTATCAGTACTGCACCTTTAGTAGCGATAGTAGCGATCGCCGATCCATCAGAAAATTACCAGGCGCAGGGTAGCAATTCTAACAAGGCGATCTCGCACTACGCACGAGGGATTACTCTTTATGACAAAGGAGATAAGCAAGGAGCCATTGAGGAGTTTAACCAGGCACTTCAGCTTAATCCTAATTATGTTGCAGCTTACTTATATCGAGGTAAGTCCCGCCAGGATTTAAAAGATTATCAGCAAGCAATTGAGGATTACAACCAAGTAATTCAGCGCAACCCTAATTATGTTTTAGCTTACTTAGAGCGAGGTACTTCCCGTACATTTCTGAGAGACTATCAGGGAGCAGCAGAAGACTATAGTCAGGCAATCCGCCTTTCCCCAATGAATTTCTTTGCCTACGATTATCGAGGATTGGCTCAGCAACGGCTTGGAAATTATCAAGAATCAATCAAAGACTTCGATCGAGCTATCGAAATTAATCCTGATTATGCCTACGGTTATTACGACCGAGGAATTTCTCACCGCAGTTTAGGAGACAAGAAAAAGGCATTTGAGGATTTTCAAAAAGCTGCTAACTTGTTTCAGCGGCAAGGAAATAAAGAACAGTATCAAAACCTGCTGGAAGAAATTAATAAACTAAGATTGTAA
- the purB gene encoding adenylosuccinate lyase, whose product MIERYTLPEMGNLWTDTYKLKTWLQVEIAVCEAQAELGYIPTQAVEEIKAKANFDPKRVLEIEAEVRHDMIAFLTNVNEYVGDAGRYIHLGLTSSDVLDTALALQLVASLDVLLAGVEDLIAAIRQQAQQHKSTVMIGRSHGIHAEPITFGFKLAGWLAEVLRNRDRLQRLRKEIAVGKISGAVGTYANIEPRVEAIACQKLGLEPDTASTQVISRDRHADFVQTLALVAASIERFAVEIRNLQRTDVLEVEEFFSKGQKGSSAMPHKRNPIRSERLTGMARVVRGHAVAALENVALWHERDISHSSVERMILPDSCTITHFMLAEITDLVKNLLVYPENMERNMNCYGGVVFSQRVMLTLVEKGMSREDAYATVQSCAHQAWNKTDGDFHDLIAKDSRVTQHLSSEEVEACFAPQHHLQHLDEIYQRLGI is encoded by the coding sequence GTGATCGAGCGTTATACGTTGCCTGAGATGGGCAACCTGTGGACTGACACCTATAAACTGAAGACGTGGCTCCAGGTTGAAATTGCAGTCTGTGAAGCCCAAGCTGAACTGGGTTATATTCCAACCCAGGCGGTAGAGGAAATTAAGGCGAAGGCTAATTTTGACCCGAAGCGGGTGCTAGAAATTGAGGCTGAAGTCCGCCACGATATGATCGCGTTCTTGACAAACGTCAATGAATATGTAGGCGACGCGGGGCGCTATATTCACCTGGGATTAACCAGTTCGGATGTGCTGGATACAGCTTTGGCGCTGCAACTGGTAGCCAGCTTGGATGTGTTGCTGGCAGGGGTGGAAGATTTGATCGCAGCAATTCGCCAGCAGGCGCAGCAGCATAAAAGTACGGTGATGATTGGGCGATCGCACGGCATTCACGCGGAACCGATTACGTTTGGCTTTAAGCTGGCGGGATGGTTGGCAGAAGTATTGAGAAACCGCGATCGCCTTCAGCGTCTTCGCAAAGAAATTGCCGTTGGCAAGATTTCCGGTGCGGTCGGAACCTACGCCAATATTGAGCCGCGAGTTGAAGCGATCGCTTGCCAAAAACTGGGGCTTGAACCGGATACAGCATCGACGCAGGTAATTTCGCGCGATCGCCATGCCGATTTTGTACAAACTTTGGCTTTAGTGGCTGCCTCAATTGAGCGATTTGCGGTCGAAATTCGCAACTTGCAACGCACGGATGTCCTAGAAGTCGAAGAATTCTTCTCTAAGGGACAAAAAGGCTCCTCTGCGATGCCGCACAAGCGCAATCCGATTCGTTCGGAGCGACTGACAGGGATGGCACGAGTTGTCCGGGGTCATGCTGTTGCAGCTTTGGAAAATGTCGCCCTTTGGCACGAACGAGATATCTCTCACAGTTCCGTGGAGCGGATGATCCTGCCCGATTCCTGCACCATAACGCACTTCATGTTAGCGGAAATAACCGATTTGGTGAAAAACCTGCTGGTTTATCCCGAAAACATGGAACGGAATATGAATTGCTACGGCGGCGTTGTCTTCAGCCAGCGAGTCATGCTCACTCTGGTAGAAAAAGGAATGAGCCGCGAGGACGCCTATGCAACGGTGCAGTCTTGCGCTCATCAAGCGTGGAATAAAACCGATGGCGATTTCCACGATTTGATTGCTAAAGACAGCCGCGTTACACAGCATCTTTCTTCAGAAGAAGTTGAGGCGTGTTTCGCTCCGCAGCATCATTTGCAGCATTTAGACGAGATTTATCAACGTTTGGGGATTTGA
- a CDS encoding YifB family Mg chelatase-like AAA ATPase, giving the protein MLARVWSASIVGIDAVKVGVEVDVSGGLPGIVLVGLPDTAVQESKERVKAALKNAGYAFPMKKIVINLTPADLRKEGPSFDLPISVGIMAASEQVSAQLLGDYLFLGEVSLDGSLRPVAGVLPIAAAAQRMGIAGLVVPANNAREAAVVKGLAVYGFKNLSQVADFLNEPERYSPVQVDGREELAKTHFSSADLKDVKGQSFARRALEIAAAGGHNLVFVGPPGSGKTMLARRLPGILPPLSFDEALEVTQIHSVAGLLKNRGSLVSDRPYRSPHHSASGPSLVGGGSFPRPGEISLAHRGVLFLDELTEFKRDVLEFLRQPLEDGFVTISRTRQSVMFPAQFTLVASTNPCPCGYFGDTIQACTCSPRQREQYWAKLSGPLMDRIDLQVAVNRLKPEEITQQPTGEESAPVRERVETARDRAHTRFKGDPSVRCNAQMQSGHLRQWCQLDDASRHLLEAAIRKLGLSARASDRILKVARTIADLASNENLKTHHVAEAIQYRTIDRMQ; this is encoded by the coding sequence ATGTTGGCTAGGGTTTGGAGTGCATCTATCGTCGGTATCGATGCGGTGAAGGTGGGGGTTGAAGTCGATGTATCGGGAGGATTGCCAGGAATTGTGCTGGTGGGATTGCCCGACACCGCAGTTCAGGAGTCGAAAGAACGGGTGAAGGCGGCACTGAAGAATGCGGGTTATGCCTTTCCGATGAAAAAAATTGTGATAAATCTGACCCCGGCGGATTTACGAAAGGAAGGCCCCAGCTTTGATTTGCCCATCAGTGTGGGTATCATGGCGGCGTCTGAGCAGGTGAGTGCCCAGTTGTTAGGAGATTATTTATTCTTAGGGGAAGTTTCCCTAGATGGAAGTCTTCGTCCGGTTGCCGGGGTGCTGCCAATTGCCGCCGCTGCCCAACGAATGGGAATCGCTGGTTTAGTTGTTCCAGCAAATAATGCGCGGGAAGCCGCAGTTGTCAAAGGTCTAGCCGTCTACGGTTTCAAAAATCTGTCCCAAGTGGCTGATTTTCTCAATGAGCCAGAGCGTTATTCGCCAGTGCAGGTGGATGGTAGAGAGGAGTTAGCCAAAACCCACTTCAGCAGTGCAGACTTAAAGGATGTAAAAGGACAAAGCTTTGCTCGCCGTGCCCTAGAAATTGCGGCGGCTGGTGGACATAACTTAGTATTTGTCGGACCACCGGGAAGTGGGAAGACGATGCTAGCGCGGCGCTTACCGGGAATATTACCGCCATTAAGCTTTGACGAAGCCTTGGAAGTAACTCAAATTCACTCGGTTGCAGGGTTACTTAAGAATAGAGGATCGCTAGTAAGCGATCGCCCTTACCGCAGTCCTCACCACTCCGCTTCTGGCCCCTCCCTGGTCGGTGGCGGTAGTTTTCCGCGTCCGGGAGAAATATCTTTAGCGCATCGGGGCGTTTTATTTCTGGACGAACTGACAGAATTTAAGCGAGATGTGCTGGAATTCTTGCGTCAGCCGCTTGAAGATGGCTTTGTTACCATCTCCCGCACTCGCCAATCGGTCATGTTTCCGGCTCAGTTTACTTTAGTTGCCAGTACCAATCCCTGCCCGTGCGGTTATTTTGGCGATACGATTCAAGCTTGCACCTGTTCCCCTCGACAGCGAGAACAATACTGGGCAAAGCTTTCTGGCCCTTTGATGGATCGGATCGATTTGCAAGTGGCAGTGAATCGCCTCAAGCCAGAGGAAATTACGCAACAACCGACTGGGGAAGAATCAGCACCTGTAAGGGAACGAGTAGAAACAGCACGCGATCGCGCTCATACTCGATTTAAAGGCGATCCATCGGTGCGTTGCAATGCTCAGATGCAAAGTGGTCATTTGCGGCAATGGTGTCAACTAGATGATGCTTCTCGCCACTTATTAGAAGCCGCTATTCGCAAATTGGGATTATCCGCAAGAGCCAGCGATCGCATTTTAAAAGTAGCGCGTACTATTGCCGATTTAGCTAGTAATGAAAACCTCAAAACCCACCACGTTGCCGAAGCCATTCAGTACCGCACGATAGATAGAATGCAGTGA